Genomic DNA from Haloplanus sp. HW8-1:
TCGCGGGTGACACTGGAGAGCCAGTTGTCGTGATACAGCGAGAGTTCGCGGGTGTCCTCGATGGAGAGCACTTTCGAGCGCGGCGGGACGAACATCGACACCGCGTTCATCGAGGTAGTCTTGCCCGACGCCGTGCCGCCCGCGAAGATGAGCGACTTGTTGTTCTCGATGGCGAGCCACAGGTACGCCATCTGTTCGACGTTGAAGGTGCCGTACTCGATGAGGTCGATCGGCGTGAAGGGGTCGTCGGCGTACTGGCGAATGGTAAAGGCCGAGCCACGCGGGGTCACCTCCTCGCCGAGGGCGAGTTCGACCCGGGAGCCGTCCGGCAGCGTCGTCCCGACGACGGGATCACCGACACTGATGTGACGCCCCGACTGCTGAGCGAGTCTGACGACGTAGTTGTCGAGTTCGTCAGGATCCTCGAAGACGACGTTCGTCGCCACGTCCGTGTACTGGTCGTGATAGACGAAGATCGGCAGGCCGTACCCGTCACACGACACGTCCTCGATGTGCCCGTCGTGCATGAGGGGATCGAGTCGGCCGAATCCGTTGAAGTCACGAATCAGATAGTACCGAAGCTTGTGGAACGTGTGCATGTCCACGTCGACACCGTACTCCTCCAGCAGGGACTCGAGTTCTCCTTCGAGGACCGTCTCTTCGGTCGGTTCGTCCTCGGCTCGAAACAACAGCGGGTCGCGTATGTCCTCGCGGATCCGTTCGAGCAATCCCGACTCGAAGGAGTCGAGATTCGGTTCGACCGCGTGATAGCGGTGCTCGCTCTCCTCGGTATTACGGGTGATGACGACGTACGCGAACGGCGCGTTCACCCAGTAGCGGTCGAGTTCCTCGTGACCCGACGGGGGGTCGAACGTCGCGAGCGGTCCGTCCTCGCCCGGACGGAACGGGCGCGCATCGATGGTCGACCCGCGGAGCATCTCGTAGGTTCGGACGACTCGCCGTCGGAGTTCGCCGAGCGTCCCGTCGGCTCCCGACGCCGCGTCCCCTGACATCGTTCGTGGGCGCTAAGCGAGGCACTGACTTAAACGTGCGCCCGACGTGATCGGTCGCGTTAAGTTAGAGGATGAGGCGGACGAGTTCCGAGTGCTTATGGCAGAATTCGACCGCCTCAACGGACGTATCGAGTGGATCGACTTGTCGTTTGTGGAGCGAAAGCGGACTCCCGAGTGGGCGATTCAAGTGGGCATCCGGTGTCATCTCGCGGTATGTCAACGAGATATTTAAGTCAGTTTCTCGATGAGTTGGGAGCCAAACGCAGTCACGTCGCTGTTCACAACTGGGAACACAAGGCCGATCTACAGCCGATGTCGATGATGAGTGCGGATCAGCTCGCGGTCGACGAGAAAGTGATCCGCGTCAACGGCGACGACTACTGGCTGTACAGTGCCATCGATCCCCAAACAAACGAAATCTTGCATTTTAGGCTGTTTCCGGCGACGACGAAACAGACGACGCGATGGTTTTTGTCCGAGCTGCATCGGCGATATCGGCTAGATGGCGTCGAATTTCTCGTTGACGACGCCGATCATGTAGTGAATGTCCTCGACGAAGACGGGTACCGATTCCAGCTGATTTCACACGGGAATCGGAATGCTATCGAACGTATCTTTTTGAACATATAACGACAAACTTCCTCGTTTACAATGACTTTCAACCATGTCGAACCGCAGACAGCAGAATCGTGGCTCCAAGCCCTCGCCGTCCAGCACAACTCACGCCAAAGTTAACGCGACCCGTCACATCGGCCGACCACTTATACCACCTGCGGGCCATCGGTCGAGCATGAGCCTCGATGGCCCCGACCACGAATCGCTTCGGAACCTGCGTCGTGACCTGCATCGCCACCCCGAACCGGGCTGGCGGGAGTTCTACACCACTGCCCGTCTCGTCGACGAACTCGAGAGGCGCAACCTCGACGAACTCCACGTCGGTCCCGAAGTCTTGGCCGAGGACCGGCGCGGCGTCCCCGACGATGCCGAACTCGACGAGTGGCGCGAGCGAGCGGTCGCCGCCGGCGCCAGACGGGACGTCGTCGACCGCCTCGACGGCGGGCACACCGGTGCCGTGGCCGTCCTTCGCCGGGGCGACGGGCCGACCGTCGGTCTCCGGGTCGACATCGACGCCCTCCCGATCACGGAGTCCGACGAGGCGTCGCACCGACCCGCCGCGGAGGGCTTTCGCTCCGAGAACGAGGGATACATGCACGCCTGCGGGCACGACGCCCACGCGACCGTCGGGGTCGGCGTCCTCGACGCCGTCGCCGCGAGCGACTTCGCGGGGACGCTCAAGGTGTTCTTCCAGCCCAGCGAGGAGACCATCGCGGGCGGCGAACCGATGTCCGAGAGCGGTCACCTCGACGACGTGGAGTACCTCCTCGCGCTCCACGTCGGCCTCGATCACCCCACCGGCGAGGTGGTCGCCGGCGTCGACGGGTTCCTCGCGGTGAGTCACTTCCGCGCCGAGTTCTCGGGCGAGACGGCCCACGCCGGCGGGCATCCGGAGCGCGGCCGGAACGCGGTCCAGGCGATGGCGACGGCCATCCAGAACCTCTATGCGGTCCCGCGACACCACGACGGCGCCACGCGCGTCAACGCCGGCCTGGTCGGCGGCGGCACCGCCTCGAACATCGTCCCGGAGGAGGCGTTCATCGAGGGAGAGGTACGCGGCGAGACGACCGAACTGATGGAGTACATGGACGACCACGCGGGTCGGATCCTCCGGTCGGCCGCCGAAATGCACGACTGCGAGGTCGAGGTGGAGTACCAGGGCCGCGCGCCGGGCGGCGAGAGTGACGCGGCGCTCGTGGACGTGGTGTCGTCGGTCGCCGCCGACACGTCGGGCATCGATTCGATCCTCGAACGGGACAGCCTCGGCGGGAGCGAGGACGCCACCTTCCTGATGCGGCGGGTACAGGAGCAGGGCGGTCTCGCCTCGTACGTCTGTGTTGGCACCGATCACCCCGGCGGTCACCACACCCCAACCTTCGACGTAGACGAGGAGACGATTCGGATCGGTATCGACGTGCTGTCGGAAACGATCGAACGGATCGGCAGGGAGCAGCCCTGAGTCAGTACTTCGGGTCGGCACCCGTCGTCTCGTAGACCCGATCCATGACCGCGTCGCGGTCGGCCTGCCACGCCGACAGGCCCGCTGGACCGGATGGATACGACTCGTAGCGGTCCATCAACTCCTCGGCGAGCTGTTTCGTCCGGTAGAAATTCAGAATCGTCCCCCAGTAGCCGAAGCTCCTGATGGCGCTTTTGAGTTTCAACAGCAGCCCCATCGAGGTCGACCCCGAGTACAGCGCCTCGGCGAGTTTCTCCCCGGGGAGGGCGGCCAGCAGCCCCATCAGGTCGTCGACGTCGACGGCCGTCGAGAGGACGTTGTACACGTCGAGACCGGCGTAGCGGCCGCCGAAGTGGTCCATCACGCGCTCGTTGTACTCCCAGAGCGCCGCCTCGGTCGGGTCGTCGTAGGCGTCGACGACGGCGTCGGCTGCGTAGGTGCCGGCGTAGGCCGCCCCCGCGATGCCGCCGCCGGTGGTGGGGTTGACGTGGCCGGCGGCGTCGCCGACGGCGACGAAGCCCGGCGCGACGGCCGAATCGTACGGCCGCCGGGTCGGGAGGGCCGCGCCGAGTTTGTCCGTCACCTCGGCGCCCGTGAACTCGGGGCGGCGCCGCAGGTCGGTCCGAAGGTCCTCCACCAGTTTCATCGGCTCCTCGTTCATCTGGAACCCCAGCCCGGCGTTGATCGTCGTACTGGTTCGCGGGAAGTACCAGAGATAGCCCGCCGCCCGACGGGTCGGTTTGAACACGAGGGCGTCGTCCCACTCGACGGGGTCGGGGACCTCGACGATTTCGCGGTAGGCGGAACAGAACTGGGAGTACGAGACGTTGGTGTCGAAGGTGGTCTCCCCGAAGTCGGCCTTGTCCTGCAGGATCGAGAGGGCGCCCGCCGCGTCGACGGTGACGGCCGCCTCGTAGGTGACGGGGTCGCCCTTCCGGATCCCGCGGACGCCGGTGACGCGGGCGCCGTCCTGAAGCACGTCCTGCACGACGGTGTCGTAGTGGAAGTCGGCGCCGGCGGCCTCGGCCCCCTCGATGATGCGCCGGCCGTACGCGTGGCGGTCGATGACGGCGAGTTCACCGGGCACCGGAATGTCGAGCACCGTATCGTGCTGTGGGAGTTCGAACCGGCCGTGGTCGACACCGGTGTTGGTAAAGGAGTCCTCGATTTTCGACTTCGGGATGGCATCCGGGAAGGTGTCGGCACCCTTCAGGGCGTCGCCACACGCGATATGGCCCGCCTCCTGTTCGTCCTTCCGCTCGACGACGACGACGTCGAGGCCGTCGCGAGCGGCGCTGGCCGCGGCGTAACACCCGGCCGTGCCCGCCCCGACGATGACGACGTCGCACTCGTGGGTAGTCATTGGTGAGGTGTCTCGCCCGCGGTGGGAAAACTCTTTATTCCCGTTTCGTCGCCGTCGTGCCGACGGAACGCGGCGATGGCCGGCGCTACGTCGCCTCGATCGCGCGTTCGATCACGGCTCGCGCCTCGGCGGCCAGGTCGCCGACGTCCTCGCTCTCGACGTAGAGACGGACGTACGGTTCGGTACCGCTCGGCCGGACCAGCAGCCACGAGCCGTCGGGGCGGTCCAGCCGTACCCCGTGACCGGTGTCGACGCTCGCCGCCGGGAATGTCTCCGGGAGCGACCGCTCGATCCGGTCCATCGCCGCGGCCTTCGCGTCGTCGGGACAGGGGACGCTCACCTTCCGGTAGGGCCGTTCGGTCACCGGGGCGCGCAGGCCGGGAAGCCCCTCCGCGGCGACGAGGCGGGCGATCACGACCGCGCTGACCACGCCGTCGATCCACCCGCCGAAGTCGGGGTGGACGTGTTTCCAGGGTTCGGCCGCGAAGGCGACCGTGCCGCCCGACTCGCGGACGTCGGCGATCCCCTCGTGGAGCGCGCCGAGGGCAACGCGCTCGACGCGACCGCCAGCCGCGTCGACGCGCTCGTCGATCCGGGCGGAGGCGTTCGGCGTCGTCACCACCACGGGATCGGCGGCGTCGCTCGCCCGGACGTACCGCTCTGCGACGACGGCGAGGACGGTGTCCTCGTGGACCACTTCGCCCGACCCGTCGACGATCACGATTCGGTCGGCGTCGCCGTCGTGACCGATCCCGAGGGCAGCGTCGCCGTCGGCGACGAACCGGCGGAGGTCGGAGAGCGAGTCGGGTGTGGGCTTGCTCCCACGGCCGGGGAAGTGCCCGTCGACGTTGGCGTGGAGAGCCGCGACGCGCGCGCCGAGGTCACGGAGGACGGCCGGCGTCGCGAGCGCACCCGTGCCGTTCCCGCAGTCGACGACGACACGGAGGCCGTCGAGGGCGCCGCCGAACCCGCGGGCGTAGTCGGCGACTGCCTCGCGGTAGTCTGGGAGCGGCGACGACTCGCGCCGGTCGCCCCACGCGTCCCACGCGACCGGCCCGTCGCCAGCCTCGACCCGCCGCTCGACGGTTCGCTCGGCCGCGCCGTCGTACTCGACGCCGTCGACGAAGGGTTTGATGCCGTTGTCCTCGGGTGGGTTGTGCGACGCGGTGAGCATCACGCCCCGGCGTCCCCGCGAGGCGAAGGCGAGGGCGGGGGTGGGCACGACGCCGACCCGTCGGACCGAGGCGCCACCCGAGAGGGCGCCGGCTTCGACGGCCGCGGCGAGGCCCGCGCCGGTCGTCCGACCGTCGCGGCCGACGACCACTTCCTCGGCCCCGCGGCCGACCGCCCGCCCGACCGCCACTGCGAGTTCCGGCGTCACGTCCGTCTCCACGCTACCGCGGATGCCCGCCGTCCCGAACAGGTCCATACCGATCCTCCGGGAGCCACCGGTTTGTATCGGTCGGTGACGACTATCGAAAGCTTCACCGGCACCCCGGCGGATGGACCGGTATGTCAGCGGCCGAGCCGTCGGAGGGCGCCGGAGTACGGATCGACCGCGTCGCCCTCGCCGTCGTCACCCTCAGCGTCGCCGCCTTGGTCGCCCGCTTCGTCGGCCTCGACGCCCGATCCTTCCACTGGGCCGAGGCACGCGTCGGCTACTGGAGCCTCCGATTCCTCGACACCGGCGCGTTCAAGTACCGCCCCGTCGCTGGCGGCCCGTTCCTCTACGTCGTCGATCGGACCGTCTTCGCCCTCGTCGGCGCCACGGACGCCACCGCACGGGCCGTCGTCGCCCTCATCGGCGGCCTCGCGCCGCTCGTGGCGCTGCTCTTCCGCCCGCGCCTCGACGACGCCGAGACGGTCGCGCTCGCCGGCCTCCTCGCGGCGAGCCCCGTCCTGCTCTACTACGGACGCTTCCTCCGCGGGGACGTCCCGCTCGCCGTCTTCTCCCTCGTCGTCGTCGGCTGTGCGATCCGCGTTCTAGACGGAGGCGGCGCCCGCTATCGCTATCTCAGCGCCGCCGCCCTCGGCCTCGCGGGCGCCACGTCGGGATTCGTCGTCGGCTACGTGGGCTGCTGGCTGGCCGCGGCGGCGCTCACCGTCGACCAGCGACGGCTCGTCGGCGAGGGGCCGGGGGTCCGCGACCGCCTCGAACGGGCCGTCGAGCGACTGCGGGGCTCGACGCGCTCCGCCCTCGGCGCGCTCGGGATCCTTTTCGTCGTCCACCTGTTCTTCTATGCCCCCCGGACTGGCGGCTCGATCCGGCCGTCGCTCGCGACGGTCGAGGCGGCCGTCCTCGGCGCCGCGCGGAAGTTCTATGGCGTGCGCGTCGTCGGCCGGCGCCAGGGTGGCGAGCACGAACTCCTCCCCTACCTGAGCGCGCACGCCGAGACGCTGCTGGCGGCGTCGGGGGTCGTCCTCGCGCTCGCTCTCGTGGGCTTTCTCGTCGACCGCTACGGTCGCGGCCCGTCGCGACCGGTCGTCGCCTTCCACGCCTACTGGGCGGGCGCATCGCTGCTCGTCTTCCCCGTCATCACCGAGGAGAGCGCGGCGTGGCTCGCCGTCCACACCGTCACGCCGGCTATCGTCCCCGCGGCCGCGGCGGTCGGTCTGCTCGGCCGCTACGGTTCGCACGCGCTCGATCGAGCGGACGCGACGAGCGTCGCCGTCGCCGCCCTGATCGGCGTCGCCGTGGTCGGCCAACTCGGCGTCGCCGTCGCGGGCACCGCCTACGGGCCGACGAGCACCGAGAACCCGCTCGCCCACCACGCCCAGGCGGCCGACGACCTCGACCCCTTCGTCTCCGACGTGTCGGCCGCCATTGAGGACAACGAGGGGACGGACGTGCTGTTCTACGGTGAGACGTTCGTACCGGCGGCCGCCGACGGCGTCGATCGCCCCCCGGTGGGCGACGCGTGGGGGAACCGCCTCCCGCTGTCGTGGTATCTCGAACGGGAAGGGGCGGAGACCGACGGCGTCCGCGACGTGCGCGGACTGGAGGCGAGGACGACGACGCCGCCGGTGGTCATCGCCGACGCGAGCCAGCGATCGACCCTCGCCGCACGGCTCGATGGGTACGAGGCGAGCACGTATCGCCTGTCGCTCTGGAACCGAGAGGTCGTGGTGTTCGTCCGCTAGCGGAAGCCCATCGCCTCGATCTGTTCCTGATACCGGTTACGGATGGTGACCTCGGTCACCTGGGCGACGTCGGCAACCTCGCGCTGGGTCTTTTTCTCGTTGCAGAGCAGCGAGGCGGCGTAGATGGCCGCGGCGGCAAAGCCGGTGGGTGATTTCCCCGACAGCAAGCCCTGCTCGGCCGAGACGTCGATGATCTCCGTCGCCTTCGCCTGCACCTCCTCGCTGAGTTCGAGCGCCGAGGCAAAGCGCGGCACGAACTGCTTGGGGTCGACCGGCTTGAGTTCGAGGCCGAGTTCCTGAGAGATGTAGCGGTAAGTCCGGCCGATCTCCTTTTGCGGGACGCGGGACACCTCAGCCACCTCGTCCAGCGATCGGGGAATACCCTCCTGACGACAGGCGGCGTAGAGGGCGGCGGTGGCGACGCCTTCGATCGAGCGTCCGCGGATGAGGTCCTCGTTGAGCGCGCGCCGATAGATCACCGACGCCACTTCCCTGACCGAGCGAGGGACGCCCAGCGCCGAGGCCATGCGATCGATCTCGGAAAGCGCGAACTGCAGGTTGCGCTCGCCCGCGTCCTTGGTTCGGATCCGCTCTTGCCACTTCCGCAACCGATGCATCTGCGAGCGCTTCTCCGAGGAGAGCGACCGGCCGTAGGCGTCCTTGTCCTTCCAGTCGATCGTCGTCGTCAGCCCGCGGTCGTGCATCGTCTCGGTAATCGGGGCGCCAACCCGGGATTTGCTCTGGCGCTCCGAGTGGTTGAACGCCCGCCACTCCGGCCCGCGATCGATCTGCCGTTCGTCGATGACGAGTCCACAGTCGTCACAGACGAGTTCCCCCTGATCGGCGTCCGTGACGATGTTGTCGGATCCACACTCGGGACAGTCAACGGATTCGTCCGCTTCCTGTTCCGTTTCCTGGCTCCGCTGGCGTTGACGGCTCGGACGTTCCATTATAAGTGGCGTGGCGAAGCTCTTATTTAAATCTTTGGTGGGGTGGTCACTCGGGACGTCGATTCGGAGACGGCACCGGGATCATCCGGAGCGGAGCGCCCGGGGACCGAACCGTAACGCTATCCTTCCGCCCGCTGACCCGCGTCGGTCGACTCGTATTTGTCTTCGAACTCCCGGATGAGTTGGCCCATCTTGGCGTACCAGTCGTTAAGCATCCGCTGCATGTCGTCGGCGATCTTGGAGGGGTCCGTCGGTGAATAGACGTGATAGTAACCGCCTTGGTCGTAGTTGACCTGCTCTTTCCCGATGAATCCCGTCTGAAGCAGTCGCTGGACGGCGCGGTAGGCCGTGGATCGCTCCCGGTCCACCGCCTCGGCGATCTCGTCGACAGTCAGTGGCTCCTCGGCGTCGACGAGGGCCTGAAAGCACGCCTTGTCTAGCTGTTTGAGCCCGTGAAAACACTCCAGAAGCCCCTCACACTCCATATCCTGCTGGAGTTGTTCGGACATCGAATCCGGCATTGGTATCCGTCGGTAGTAGCCGCCGGTTAGTTAAAAACTTGTGAGATTCTGGTACAATTTTGCCCGCTCACGTGGGTTCGGTCGGTGAACGACGTCGTGGGCGACGGGCGTCCGGGTTCGGCGGGCCGAGAGCGAAACGAACGCCGCCGCGTGTCCGGGTCCCCGGTGAGACAGCCGTCAGGCCGTCGCCCAGTCGTAGATCCGTCTCGGCGGACAGAATCCTGTGACGCTACTCTGGAGTAGGTTCACGCCGGCGAACGCGTCCACGAGGAAAAACCACTCGTTGACGAACCAACCGAGGACGACCCCGAGCAACACGACGGTTCCTGCAATCCCCCGCACGAACCGTTCTGCGGCGGGATCGCATTCTTTTGTAGTATTCACCATATAGTACAATACTAATCGGGCGACATAACTCTTTTCGTGGCAATCGGCGGTCCGATCCGTCGCCGGGAGCGGGAGCCGACCCCGGACGTCGACCCGCTCGCCGGCCAGGACGATCGGCTAGCGGTCGCCGAGTCCGGCGGCGGTGACCTCGAAGCGGGCGCCGCCGGCGTCGCTCTCGACGACGGTGATCGACCAGTCGTGAGCGTCGACGATCTCCGCGACGATGTCGAGGCCGAAGCCGGTGCCGTCGTCCGCAGTCGAGTAGCCGACCTCGAAGATCTCGTCGCGCTCCCCGTCGGGGATCCCGGGGCCGTCGTCCGCGACGTAGAACCCGTCCTCGACGTGGCCGACCGTGATCGTCACGCCGTCGGCGACCCCCCCGCTCTCGTCCGCGTCGTCGGCCTCCGGCCGACTGCCCGTGGAGCCATGCTCCACGCTGTCCTCGAGAGCCTGCAACCGAGGGCTCGTCGAACCGTGTTCGACACTGTTCCGAAACAGGTTCTCGAACAGTTGTGTCAGCCGGCTGGGATCGGCCGCGACGGTGCCCGCGACGTCGACGTGGAGGTCGCTCTCCGGTGCCTCGACGTTGTCCCAGGCCGCCCGAACCAGATCGGCGAGGTCGACCGACTCGACCTCGTCGACGGAGCGACCGTCACGTGCGAGATCGAGTAGGTCGTCGACGAGCACCTCCATCCGGCCGAGCGCGTCGATGGCCTCGTCGATATGTTCCGTCGAGACGTCCGTCCCCTCACGCTCCCCGGCCTCGTGCGACAGCCGCCCTTGGGCGACGTTCAGCGGGTTGCGGAGGTCGTGCGAGACGATGCTCGCAAAACGTTCGAGCCGCTCGTTTTGCCGTTTCAGCCGTCGTTCCTGTCGGTGTCGCTCCAGCGCGTGCCGGATCGCCCGTTCGAGTAGCGCCCCGTCGAGGTTGTCCTTCAGGAGGTAGTCCTGGGCGCCCTCCTGGATCGCTCGGAGCGCCGTCTCGTCGTCCGTGAGTCCAGTCAGTACCACGACCGGGAGCAACGGAACGTCGTCGCGTGACGCCATCCGTTCTTCCAGCCGTTCCAGCGTCTCGATGCCGC
This window encodes:
- a CDS encoding type II/IV secretion system ATPase subunit; this translates as MSGDAASGADGTLGELRRRVVRTYEMLRGSTIDARPFRPGEDGPLATFDPPSGHEELDRYWVNAPFAYVVITRNTEESEHRYHAVEPNLDSFESGLLERIREDIRDPLLFRAEDEPTEETVLEGELESLLEEYGVDVDMHTFHKLRYYLIRDFNGFGRLDPLMHDGHIEDVSCDGYGLPIFVYHDQYTDVATNVVFEDPDELDNYVVRLAQQSGRHISVGDPVVGTTLPDGSRVELALGEEVTPRGSAFTIRQYADDPFTPIDLIEYGTFNVEQMAYLWLAIENNKSLIFAGGTASGKTTSMNAVSMFVPPRSKVLSIEDTRELSLYHDNWLSSVTRERLHEGADIDMYDLLRSALRHRPEYIIVGEVRGDEAVTLFQAMNTGHTTFSTMHADSIETVINRLENEPINVPRAMIQSLDLLCVQRLTRLEGERVRRSNAISEIGGIDQRTGELDYSNAFTWDADTDTFDRENSSLLDEIQDDRGWSRTRLLEELRDRRRFLTALRDQGITDYRQFTALVNEYYADSDRVLERVDRLVDEGPGA
- a CDS encoding amidohydrolase; the protein is MSLDGPDHESLRNLRRDLHRHPEPGWREFYTTARLVDELERRNLDELHVGPEVLAEDRRGVPDDAELDEWRERAVAAGARRDVVDRLDGGHTGAVAVLRRGDGPTVGLRVDIDALPITESDEASHRPAAEGFRSENEGYMHACGHDAHATVGVGVLDAVAASDFAGTLKVFFQPSEETIAGGEPMSESGHLDDVEYLLALHVGLDHPTGEVVAGVDGFLAVSHFRAEFSGETAHAGGHPERGRNAVQAMATAIQNLYAVPRHHDGATRVNAGLVGGGTASNIVPEEAFIEGEVRGETTELMEYMDDHAGRILRSAAEMHDCEVEVEYQGRAPGGESDAALVDVVSSVAADTSGIDSILERDSLGGSEDATFLMRRVQEQGGLASYVCVGTDHPGGHHTPTFDVDEETIRIGIDVLSETIERIGREQP
- a CDS encoding geranylgeranyl reductase family protein; amino-acid sequence: MTTHECDVVIVGAGTAGCYAAASAARDGLDVVVVERKDEQEAGHIACGDALKGADTFPDAIPKSKIEDSFTNTGVDHGRFELPQHDTVLDIPVPGELAVIDRHAYGRRIIEGAEAAGADFHYDTVVQDVLQDGARVTGVRGIRKGDPVTYEAAVTVDAAGALSILQDKADFGETTFDTNVSYSQFCSAYREIVEVPDPVEWDDALVFKPTRRAAGYLWYFPRTSTTINAGLGFQMNEEPMKLVEDLRTDLRRRPEFTGAEVTDKLGAALPTRRPYDSAVAPGFVAVGDAAGHVNPTTGGGIAGAAYAGTYAADAVVDAYDDPTEAALWEYNERVMDHFGGRYAGLDVYNVLSTAVDVDDLMGLLAALPGEKLAEALYSGSTSMGLLLKLKSAIRSFGYWGTILNFYRTKQLAEELMDRYESYPSGPAGLSAWQADRDAVMDRVYETTGADPKY
- a CDS encoding phosphomannomutase, with product MDLFGTAGIRGSVETDVTPELAVAVGRAVGRGAEEVVVGRDGRTTGAGLAAAVEAGALSGGASVRRVGVVPTPALAFASRGRRGVMLTASHNPPEDNGIKPFVDGVEYDGAAERTVERRVEAGDGPVAWDAWGDRRESSPLPDYREAVADYARGFGGALDGLRVVVDCGNGTGALATPAVLRDLGARVAALHANVDGHFPGRGSKPTPDSLSDLRRFVADGDAALGIGHDGDADRIVIVDGSGEVVHEDTVLAVVAERYVRASDAADPVVVTTPNASARIDERVDAAGGRVERVALGALHEGIADVRESGGTVAFAAEPWKHVHPDFGGWIDGVVSAVVIARLVAAEGLPGLRAPVTERPYRKVSVPCPDDAKAAAMDRIERSLPETFPAASVDTGHGVRLDRPDGSWLLVRPSGTEPYVRLYVESEDVGDLAAEARAVIERAIEAT
- a CDS encoding flippase activity-associated protein Agl23: MSAAEPSEGAGVRIDRVALAVVTLSVAALVARFVGLDARSFHWAEARVGYWSLRFLDTGAFKYRPVAGGPFLYVVDRTVFALVGATDATARAVVALIGGLAPLVALLFRPRLDDAETVALAGLLAASPVLLYYGRFLRGDVPLAVFSLVVVGCAIRVLDGGGARYRYLSAAALGLAGATSGFVVGYVGCWLAAAALTVDQRRLVGEGPGVRDRLERAVERLRGSTRSALGALGILFVVHLFFYAPRTGGSIRPSLATVEAAVLGAARKFYGVRVVGRRQGGEHELLPYLSAHAETLLAASGVVLALALVGFLVDRYGRGPSRPVVAFHAYWAGASLLVFPVITEESAAWLAVHTVTPAIVPAAAAVGLLGRYGSHALDRADATSVAVAALIGVAVVGQLGVAVAGTAYGPTSTENPLAHHAQAADDLDPFVSDVSAAIEDNEGTDVLFYGETFVPAAADGVDRPPVGDAWGNRLPLSWYLEREGAETDGVRDVRGLEARTTTPPVVIADASQRSTLAARLDGYEASTYRLSLWNREVVVFVR
- a CDS encoding transcription initiation factor IIB — its product is MERPSRQRQRSQETEQEADESVDCPECGSDNIVTDADQGELVCDDCGLVIDERQIDRGPEWRAFNHSERQSKSRVGAPITETMHDRGLTTTIDWKDKDAYGRSLSSEKRSQMHRLRKWQERIRTKDAGERNLQFALSEIDRMASALGVPRSVREVASVIYRRALNEDLIRGRSIEGVATAALYAACRQEGIPRSLDEVAEVSRVPQKEIGRTYRYISQELGLELKPVDPKQFVPRFASALELSEEVQAKATEIIDVSAEQGLLSGKSPTGFAAAAIYAASLLCNEKKTQREVADVAQVTEVTIRNRYQEQIEAMGFR
- a CDS encoding helix-turn-helix domain-containing protein, which translates into the protein MPDSMSEQLQQDMECEGLLECFHGLKQLDKACFQALVDAEEPLTVDEIAEAVDRERSTAYRAVQRLLQTGFIGKEQVNYDQGGYYHVYSPTDPSKIADDMQRMLNDWYAKMGQLIREFEDKYESTDAGQRAEG
- a CDS encoding YgaP family membrane protein: MVNTTKECDPAAERFVRGIAGTVVLLGVVLGWFVNEWFFLVDAFAGVNLLQSSVTGFCPPRRIYDWATA
- a CDS encoding ATP-binding response regulator; translation: MPREPADELDVLLVEDNDGDARLIRHHLRTDTSTVFDPPNLTHVESLTAAVDRLAGGDFDLVLLDLGLADSRGIETLERLEERMASRDDVPLLPVVVLTGLTDDETALRAIQEGAQDYLLKDNLDGALLERAIRHALERHRQERRLKRQNERLERFASIVSHDLRNPLNVAQGRLSHEAGEREGTDVSTEHIDEAIDALGRMEVLVDDLLDLARDGRSVDEVESVDLADLVRAAWDNVEAPESDLHVDVAGTVAADPSRLTQLFENLFRNSVEHGSTSPRLQALEDSVEHGSTGSRPEADDADESGGVADGVTITVGHVEDGFYVADDGPGIPDGERDEIFEVGYSTADDGTGFGLDIVAEIVDAHDWSITVVESDAGGARFEVTAAGLGDR